CGAATACGAACGGGTCCAGATCACTGAACGGTTGCGCCGGGGCAAGCTGTACCGCATGCGCCAGGGTACCCTGGTGAACCCCAATCCGCCCTATGGCTATCAGTATGTGCCGGTCAGTGAGCCTGGGGGCGGGCGCTGGGTAGAGCAGCCCACCGAAGGCGAGGTTGTCCGGACCCTCTATCGGTGGTATACCGAAGAAGGGCTGACGATTACCCAGAGCGTAGACCGGCTGAATGAAGCCGGCGACCGCATGCCGCCCCGCGGCAAGCGCTGGCATTACAGCACCGTGCAGACTCTGCTCCAGCAACCGGCCTACGCCGGGCGGGCTTACTACAACCGCACGCGGACCTGCCACGAAGCCGTGGGGCAGCCCAAGAAGTCTGGGCGCGGCCGGCGGCGACGGCCCACCCACGAGCCCCGGCTGCGGGAGGAATGGATTGAAATCGCCGTGCCGCCCCTGGTGGCAGAAGATGTCTGGCAACGAGCGCAGGAGCAACTGGCCATGAACCAAAAGTTCGCCCCGCGGAACAACAAGCGGCATTTCTACCTGTTGCGCAGCCTGTTGGTCTGCGGCACCTGCGGGCGCACCCTGGCGGGCCGCACCAGCCAGGGAGGCGTCTATTACTACTGCACCAACCGCGGCAAGCTTCGGGATCCGGATGTCGCACCCCATGCCTGCTCCATTGCCGGGCGGATCGTGGAGCCTTTGGTCTGGGAAGCGGTGTGCCGATTGTTGGGCAATCCCAACTTACTGGCCGATGCCTGGCAGGCGCAATGGGAGACCGACACCGCCGATCCGGATGAAGCGGATCGGCTCCAGCGCCGTCAGCGTGCCCTGGAGCGGCAATGGACGCGCCTGTTGGATGCCTTTCAGGACGAACTGATCGACAAGGAAGAATTAGCGCGCCGCAAAGCGCAGTTGGATAGCGAGCGCAAAGCGCTGGCCCA
The DNA window shown above is from Litorilinea aerophila and carries:
- a CDS encoding recombinase family protein, whose protein sequence is MADAALWSAICRIRFAHRKDEVARSGGTKVTQRAALYARVSTPQQEQEATIESQIAALESFAQQQGYPLDPALYFLEQGVSGAQLDRPALNHLRDLAPEARFDVVLCYSPDRLARHYAHQWVLLDELRRVGVEVIFINQPAAPDGPEGQLFLGIQGLFAEYERVQITERLRRGKLYRMRQGTLVNPNPPYGYQYVPVSEPGGGRWVEQPTEGEVVRTLYRWYTEEGLTITQSVDRLNEAGDRMPPRGKRWHYSTVQTLLQQPAYAGRAYYNRTRTCHEAVGQPKKSGRGRRRRPTHEPRLREEWIEIAVPPLVAEDVWQRAQEQLAMNQKFAPRNNKRHFYLLRSLLVCGTCGRTLAGRTSQGGVYYYCTNRGKLRDPDVAPHACSIAGRIVEPLVWEAVCRLLGNPNLLADAWQAQWETDTADPDEADRLQRRQRALERQWTRLLDAFQDELIDKEELARRKAQLDSERKALAQRLGQLRQQARQQQAKAQMLEDFATFCQKIEASLANPTPEVQQEVIRLLIDHIVVEKDAITIKHIVPTDDNCRLLPGRRPTQMNAD